The Pseudomonas sp. DG56-2 genome contains a region encoding:
- a CDS encoding ShlB/FhaC/HecB family hemolysin secretion/activation protein: MKSYPSRMTRIAVAVLSSLLVLSAQVNAAPLGQLNPGRIEVPDRSGMRNSPTQMPETLELRETTVTPQLEQLPEEMTALPANLSRFKVNSVTLIGADSYPAGTFKPVLARLEGNSVNLAEINAVVDTITQRYRKAGFLLAKAFVPQQRLEGGKLTIQVFEGKINQVSFSGPSNKALERYAENIRQQTPPKSATIERNLLLMNDVSGNESRGALQASPLQAGTELTVENQLRKYEGFIGFDNRDSRYFGPWQVYGGIGVNDLTGNGDHLGIRAGRSVEGNKMTFFEGQYELPVGSQGDVLSVLAQHNDGHADTYSFLNANSSGDTLAVRITRPWIRQRDSTFKTSAAFTYFNGKSEYLDDADLPPSSDDRIRAIRLGASYDFVDSYGGKNLAKLELSKGLAVMGASSESRQNPSREGGETDFTKLQLDAQRLQDLSRLMDGLNLYMAATAQTSFGQALLSPEQFGVGGSEFGRGYDPSEITGDRGFAVKTELQYNRIHAFKDYAVPTQYYAFWDFGKVWNEEPYWVPTQSLSSAGVGAHLQVFKDTFVSPEIAFPLTRSVSAEELDNDNGKAPRLYINFLKLF, from the coding sequence ATGAAATCCTATCCCTCACGCATGACCCGTATCGCGGTGGCAGTGCTGTCCAGCCTGCTGGTGCTGTCGGCGCAGGTAAACGCCGCGCCGCTGGGGCAACTCAACCCCGGCCGGATCGAAGTTCCCGACCGCAGCGGGATGCGCAACTCGCCCACGCAGATGCCTGAAACGCTGGAGCTACGTGAAACCACCGTCACCCCGCAGCTGGAACAGTTGCCCGAAGAAATGACTGCACTGCCAGCGAACCTGTCACGATTCAAGGTCAACAGCGTCACCCTGATCGGTGCTGACAGCTACCCTGCCGGCACCTTCAAGCCGGTGCTTGCGCGCCTGGAGGGCAACAGCGTCAACCTTGCCGAGATCAACGCCGTGGTGGACACCATCACCCAGCGTTATCGCAAGGCCGGTTTTTTGCTGGCCAAGGCCTTTGTTCCACAGCAACGCCTGGAAGGCGGCAAGCTGACGATTCAGGTGTTCGAAGGCAAAATCAACCAGGTCAGCTTCAGCGGCCCAAGCAACAAGGCACTGGAGCGCTACGCCGAAAACATTCGCCAGCAAACCCCACCGAAAAGCGCCACCATCGAGCGCAACTTGCTGCTGATGAACGATGTGTCCGGTAACGAAAGCCGCGGTGCCTTGCAGGCATCACCGCTGCAGGCCGGTACTGAACTGACGGTAGAAAACCAGCTGCGCAAGTACGAAGGTTTCATCGGTTTCGACAACCGAGACAGCCGCTACTTCGGGCCCTGGCAGGTCTATGGCGGCATTGGTGTCAACGACCTTACTGGCAACGGCGACCATTTGGGCATCCGCGCCGGCCGGTCGGTGGAAGGCAACAAGATGACCTTCTTCGAGGGCCAGTATGAGTTGCCGGTTGGCAGCCAAGGCGATGTCCTCAGCGTACTGGCCCAACATAACGATGGCCACGCCGACACCTATTCGTTCCTCAATGCCAACAGCTCCGGTGACACCTTGGCCGTGCGTATCACGCGGCCATGGATTCGTCAGCGCGACAGTACGTTCAAGACGTCGGCGGCGTTCACCTACTTCAACGGCAAGTCCGAGTACCTCGACGACGCTGATCTGCCACCTTCCAGCGACGACCGCATTCGGGCGATACGCCTGGGTGCAAGCTATGACTTCGTCGATAGCTACGGCGGCAAAAACCTCGCCAAGCTCGAACTGAGCAAAGGCCTGGCAGTGATGGGCGCCAGCAGCGAAAGCCGGCAGAACCCGTCCCGCGAAGGGGGTGAAACCGACTTCACCAAACTCCAGCTGGACGCGCAACGGCTGCAAGACCTGAGCCGCCTCATGGACGGGCTGAACCTGTACATGGCCGCCACTGCGCAGACATCCTTTGGCCAAGCCCTGCTGTCGCCGGAACAATTCGGTGTGGGCGGCAGCGAGTTCGGCCGCGGCTATGACCCTTCGGAAATCACCGGTGACCGTGGCTTTGCAGTCAAGACCGAACTGCAATACAACCGCATCCACGCCTTCAAAGACTACGCCGTACCCACCCAGTACTACGCGTTCTGGGACTTTGGCAAAGTGTGGAACGAAGAGCCCTACTGGGTCCCGACTCAGAGCTTGTCTTCCGCGGGCGTGGGGGCTCATTTGCAAGTGTTCAAGGACACCTTCGTTTCCCCGGAAATCGCCTTCCCGCTGACCCGTTCGGTCTCTGCTGAAGAGTTGGATAACGATAACGGCAAGGCGCCACGGCTCTACATCAACTTCCTCAAACTGTTCTGA
- a CDS encoding fumarylacetoacetate hydrolase family protein: MRFVTFAEGALKGLAVETESGLRGLTENLPGYPGSLLDLLSGGLQALQHAHQKLSTAPLLDSGRIRHLPPIERPGKIVCVGLNYADHTKESPYDQPTYPTFFPRFSTTLIGHGEAIVRPQVSEQLDYEGELAVIIGTRGRHIAQEQALQHVAGYSIFNEASVRDYQFKSPQWTIGKNFDATGAFGPVFVSADELPPGARGLSLTTRLNGKIEQHGNTADMVFDVAHLIAVLSEAVTLEPGDVIVTGTPAGIGWARRPMLFMKPGDVCTVEIEGLGTLVNPIAAETPPA, from the coding sequence ATGCGTTTTGTCACTTTTGCCGAAGGTGCTCTCAAGGGCCTGGCCGTGGAGACCGAAAGCGGTCTGCGCGGCCTCACTGAAAACCTGCCAGGCTACCCGGGCTCGCTGCTCGACCTGCTCAGTGGTGGGCTGCAGGCGCTGCAGCATGCTCACCAGAAGTTGAGCACAGCGCCCTTGCTCGACAGCGGGCGCATTCGGCATCTGCCCCCCATCGAACGCCCAGGCAAGATCGTCTGTGTTGGCCTGAACTATGCCGACCACACCAAGGAAAGCCCGTACGACCAGCCGACCTACCCGACGTTCTTCCCCCGTTTTTCCACAACACTGATTGGCCACGGCGAGGCCATTGTCCGTCCACAGGTGTCCGAGCAACTGGACTACGAAGGCGAGTTGGCAGTGATCATTGGCACCCGAGGTCGCCATATCGCGCAAGAACAGGCCTTGCAACACGTTGCCGGCTACTCGATCTTCAACGAGGCCTCGGTGCGTGATTACCAGTTCAAGTCGCCGCAATGGACCATTGGCAAGAACTTCGACGCCACCGGCGCGTTTGGCCCGGTCTTCGTCAGCGCTGATGAGTTGCCGCCCGGTGCCCGTGGCCTGTCGCTGACGACTCGCCTGAACGGCAAGATTGAACAGCATGGTAATACTGCCGACATGGTCTTTGATGTGGCGCATCTGATCGCCGTACTCAGCGAAGCCGTCACCCTCGAACCGGGCGATGTCATCGTTACCGGTACACCCGCCGGCATTGGCTGGGCTCGCCGCCCGATGTTGTTCATGAAGCCAGGTGATGTCTGCACCGTGGAGATCGAAGGGCTCGGCACCTTGGTCAACCCCATCGCCGCTGAGACGCCGCCTGCCTGA
- a CDS encoding TetR/AcrR family transcriptional regulator — protein MESKRQVEKREGILATATEMFLEEGYAGVSVDAIIARIGGSKRTVYAYFGDKDGLFAAIIARLCEQIVNPLTHMDLTCKPLAQALRTIAETFLEVILSPRTIAMHRLIVAEALRAPEAARAFFEAAPGAAYGCLLDYFVWAEKDGIVRAGDAQTRAVLFLDALTGDFQLRCLLGLMDIPSQVDRQRRVDEAITIFLRGLQP, from the coding sequence GTGGAAAGTAAGCGGCAAGTCGAAAAGAGGGAGGGCATTCTCGCCACAGCGACGGAAATGTTCCTTGAAGAAGGTTATGCCGGGGTCAGTGTCGACGCCATCATCGCCCGCATCGGCGGCTCCAAGCGTACGGTGTATGCCTACTTCGGAGACAAGGACGGCTTGTTTGCGGCCATTATCGCCCGTCTGTGCGAGCAGATCGTCAACCCACTCACGCACATGGACCTCACCTGCAAGCCGTTGGCGCAGGCATTGCGCACCATTGCCGAAACCTTCCTGGAGGTGATTCTTTCGCCCCGAACGATCGCCATGCACCGGCTGATCGTCGCTGAAGCATTGCGTGCCCCGGAAGCTGCACGGGCGTTTTTCGAGGCGGCACCCGGCGCAGCCTACGGCTGTTTGCTTGATTATTTTGTCTGGGCCGAGAAAGACGGAATCGTCCGGGCGGGAGACGCCCAGACCCGGGCAGTGCTGTTTCTTGATGCCCTGACCGGTGATTTTCAGTTGCGCTGCTTGTTGGGGTTGATGGATATCCCTTCGCAGGTGGATCGACAGCGGCGGGTGGATGAGGCCATCACTATATTTCTGCGGGGTCTGCAACCATGA
- a CDS encoding VOC family protein, giving the protein MLHIKDINHVVYRHADLDLLERFLLDFGLTVWHRSKHRLYLRGTGTLPYVYIAERADTPALGAIAFAVESFADLHFAERLPGASPIQTLEHPGGGHYVALHDPCGRRIELVQGIEPVQALTQRSALVLNSAVEKRRFGDVQRPGKGPAQVMRLGHVAIGVADMPSMIAWYRNVLGMLPSDLIVEGNEQGCPSAAFLRLNRGSQWTDHHTIALFQANRDVVHHASFEVQDFDAQCLGHEWMDDQGWTPFWGVGRHVLGSQIFDYWRDPSGNLIEHFTDGDLFNHASPMNCTQACDSSLYQWGPPMSVEYFLGGSNENETVAPRSLAERQRRSR; this is encoded by the coding sequence ATGCTGCACATCAAAGACATCAATCATGTGGTCTACCGGCATGCCGATCTCGACCTGCTTGAACGCTTTCTGCTCGACTTCGGCCTGACCGTCTGGCACCGCAGCAAACACCGGCTCTACCTGCGCGGTACCGGTACGCTGCCCTATGTCTACATTGCCGAACGCGCTGACACGCCCGCCTTGGGCGCCATCGCTTTCGCCGTCGAGTCGTTCGCCGACCTGCATTTCGCCGAACGCTTGCCGGGGGCCTCACCGATCCAGACGCTGGAGCATCCCGGCGGTGGTCATTACGTGGCGCTGCATGACCCCTGCGGGCGTCGCATCGAACTGGTGCAGGGTATCGAGCCAGTCCAGGCCCTGACACAACGCTCCGCGCTGGTACTCAACTCGGCGGTCGAAAAGCGCCGCTTCGGCGATGTGCAGCGACCCGGCAAGGGTCCGGCACAGGTCATGCGACTGGGCCATGTGGCCATTGGCGTCGCCGACATGCCCAGCATGATTGCCTGGTACCGAAACGTGCTGGGCATGTTGCCATCCGATCTGATCGTCGAGGGCAATGAGCAGGGCTGCCCCTCTGCGGCATTCCTGCGCCTGAATCGGGGCAGCCAGTGGACCGACCATCACACCATTGCGCTGTTCCAGGCCAACCGTGATGTTGTGCACCACGCCTCCTTCGAGGTTCAGGATTTCGATGCGCAATGCCTGGGCCATGAGTGGATGGACGATCAAGGCTGGACCCCGTTCTGGGGCGTTGGCCGCCATGTGCTCGGCAGCCAGATATTCGATTACTGGCGCGACCCGTCGGGCAACCTCATCGAGCACTTCACCGACGGTGATCTGTTCAACCATGCCTCGCCCATGAATTGCACCCAGGCCTGCGATTCCAGCCTGTATCAATGGGGCCCCCCCATGTCGGTGGAGTACTTCCTAGGTGGCAGCAATGAAAACGAAACCGTCGCACCACGATCGCTAGCCGAACGCCAGCGCCGCAGCCGCTGA
- a CDS encoding malonic semialdehyde reductase, with product MNERLSDHALDLLFRSARSHNGWLDKAVDDDTLRAIYDLVRWGPTSTNGCPARIVFLRSAQSKARLLPALAAGNVEKTLGAPVTAIIGYDVNFHEQLPRLFPHSPGMRDWYAAQPQVIDATALRNSALQGGYFILAARALGLDCGPMSGFDHEQVDAEFFAGSTRFPGQQITTNFLCNIGYGDPSKLFPRSPRLSFDESCALL from the coding sequence ATGAATGAAAGACTGTCCGACCACGCCCTCGACCTGCTGTTTCGCAGTGCCCGTAGCCATAATGGTTGGCTCGACAAAGCCGTGGACGACGACACCCTGCGTGCCATCTACGACCTGGTGCGCTGGGGGCCGACCAGTACCAACGGCTGCCCAGCGCGTATTGTCTTTTTGCGTAGTGCCCAATCCAAGGCGCGACTGCTGCCGGCTCTGGCCGCGGGTAACGTAGAAAAAACCCTTGGTGCCCCGGTCACCGCGATCATCGGCTATGACGTCAACTTCCACGAGCAACTCCCACGCCTGTTTCCGCACAGCCCGGGCATGCGTGACTGGTACGCCGCGCAACCGCAGGTAATCGATGCAACCGCGCTGCGAAACAGCGCCCTGCAGGGCGGTTATTTCATTCTTGCCGCACGAGCACTGGGGCTCGACTGTGGACCGATGTCAGGTTTCGACCACGAGCAGGTCGACGCCGAATTCTTTGCAGGAAGCACCCGCTTCCCCGGCCAGCAGATAACAACCAATTTTCTCTGCAACATCGGCTATGGCGATCCCTCGAAGCTGTTCCCGCGCAGTCCGCGACTGAGTTTCGACGAGAGTTGTGCCCTGCTGTAG
- a CDS encoding MBG domain-containing protein, whose translation MKRHLKPGQEPPSSTLTALFVSVALAIAGVTWPVSYALAENIPQGGQVIGGKATITQQGKGMEVNTSTARTAINWQSFNVGPDHKITFNQPDGKSVTLNRVTGGDPSKIYGTVTSNGQLILVNPNGIWMGPKAHLSSSALVASAGFLTEEQAKQFAATGKLDIQLTGAVTNQGRITVHDNGMVALLGAQVTNAGVIQARKGTVQLATGPQATLDFHGDGLLNIAVSGEPGDKASVTADVSGGVHNSGQIDVANGVVAMSAQRAAKHLDSVINLGGNVVADSVSSDGGTIVLSNAARTHVSGNLSATGVNGGTIKVLGDRVNVAGTAKIDASGSQGTGGKVLLGGSLQNKGNEAPATTTTVAKGAQLKADGKTDGGQIVAWSDEATHFAGSASATGKVKGGVVETSGKQLTVTSDAKVDTHGQKTNGTWLLDPATVNIDETGAAGSVAASSIVSGLAQGNVLIQATDTLNVDAPIIATNLASVDNNGRISPSTLALISSGNAGQITTYEGTDKSHANGAVNIRAPILLKDGNLYISATGDIRLFDAAPAGASGEAAYGRRAIIDVGSGIAWLKTTDTASIFQQDNTALIGAKVALEGASVRMDSGLNFAGELAGKASNGIFTFSQTNASGTGPDTSKTITAPLTGETLSGIKAYALTKVGTQVIIGNNNVDRTVELSPGNGQAFDYVVFEALNLRDENGNEIAQADVLRYLDSSDYLIYGISFRDSQGALWKFTPNPSDVNAPIVSRDGVPVNVPVGFSLSPVGGQLAVGVMTGIGYWGVDGEYIPGASNQHEIQYKPATDTSQQLIFKLPGETDAMLARIGWLADDKPWITTTDGKPVTQKNLFETAQVQFLSTQDKTDTNVAISTNKAQISATPAHASREYGEHNPAFTQGIVNSGSSVEQVRGLDQYVDAQLGRAGVTKAVPSTAATEHSNVGQYAIEGGLSGDAFAQQRYELQNNTATLTVTPAELTVTANDKHKVYGDNDPGLDYKVGETKLGHTGAELLQGNLDRQSGENVGQYTINKGGLALNNGLGGNYTLKYVDGTLQITPATLTVQAQDTSKVYGDADPALTRSVSGLKNGDTVASVLNTGTLGREAGENVRAAGYTINQGSVGLNNDQGRNYVLQFIDGKLTITPAALTVAADNNGKVYGDLDPALGYQVRGLKAQDSAGEVLNNGTLVRQTGEQVSAGGYSIEQGSVALNQGKGQNYILSYEAGNFSITPATLLVRADDKTKVYGEIDPALSYQVSGLKRGDQQTSVLNGGALQRTAGEDVKAGGYAIGQGTLANISQNYILNYEAGVFTITPASLQIDAGTHSKVYGEVDPTLSYRLSGLVNGDSAGDVLNSGAIARNSGENVGQYAVHQGDLGLNTGKGGNYILTFNNGQLAITPAVLSVTADHKAKVYGDLDPELTYSVAGLKRGDSAADVLKGALTRDAGENVKPGGYAITQGNVLLTSGNYAMVFKDGKLQVTPAPLDVHADNKSKVAGAADPQLTYQVSGLKNGDKADLAQGSLVRAPGESTGAYGIGQDQKYQAGSNYTVTFHDGTLTITGPLAPIDPLPTAVRQVVPVTAQSPGNTRCTALESPSAVSANYSVTPAVARTYAVQLICKPRAYGDSNSTIPDIRDVLSYANSHFKDGQFIVPDWSRSVIPHDLQAPQKGGK comes from the coding sequence ATGAAACGGCACCTCAAACCTGGTCAAGAACCTCCCTCCTCGACACTGACTGCACTGTTCGTTTCCGTCGCTCTGGCAATTGCCGGGGTGACCTGGCCGGTAAGTTACGCCTTGGCTGAGAACATTCCCCAGGGCGGCCAGGTAATCGGCGGCAAGGCAACCATTACGCAACAAGGCAAAGGCATGGAAGTGAACACTTCCACGGCGCGTACTGCCATCAACTGGCAGAGTTTCAACGTCGGCCCCGACCACAAAATCACGTTCAACCAGCCTGATGGCAAGTCGGTCACCCTCAACCGCGTAACAGGCGGCGACCCCTCGAAAATCTACGGCACGGTAACCTCCAATGGCCAGCTGATTCTGGTGAATCCCAACGGCATCTGGATGGGGCCCAAAGCGCACCTATCTTCCAGCGCGCTGGTCGCCAGTGCAGGTTTTCTCACGGAAGAGCAAGCCAAGCAGTTTGCTGCAACCGGCAAGCTGGATATTCAACTCACAGGCGCGGTAACCAACCAGGGACGCATCACTGTTCATGACAATGGCATGGTCGCCCTGCTTGGCGCCCAGGTCACCAACGCCGGCGTTATTCAGGCCCGCAAAGGTACGGTGCAGCTGGCTACCGGCCCGCAGGCCACACTCGACTTTCACGGCGATGGTTTGCTGAACATTGCCGTCAGTGGTGAGCCTGGCGACAAGGCCAGCGTTACTGCCGATGTCAGTGGTGGCGTGCACAACAGCGGGCAAATCGACGTTGCCAACGGCGTGGTGGCCATGAGCGCCCAACGTGCAGCCAAGCACCTGGACTCGGTGATCAATCTGGGCGGCAACGTCGTCGCCGATTCGGTAAGCAGCGACGGCGGCACCATCGTCCTGAGTAACGCTGCGCGCACCCATGTCAGCGGTAATCTGAGTGCTACGGGCGTCAATGGCGGCACCATCAAGGTACTTGGCGACCGCGTGAATGTTGCCGGCACGGCGAAGATCGATGCCTCAGGCAGCCAGGGTACCGGTGGCAAGGTGCTGCTGGGTGGTAGCTTGCAGAACAAAGGGAACGAGGCGCCCGCCACCACCACAACCGTAGCCAAGGGCGCCCAGCTCAAGGCCGACGGCAAGACCGATGGGGGGCAGATCGTCGCGTGGAGCGATGAAGCCACCCATTTCGCGGGTTCCGCGTCGGCCACCGGCAAGGTCAAGGGTGGCGTAGTTGAAACCTCGGGCAAGCAACTCACGGTAACGTCCGATGCCAAGGTCGATACCCATGGACAAAAAACCAATGGCACCTGGTTACTCGACCCTGCCACTGTCAATATCGATGAAACCGGCGCTGCTGGTTCGGTGGCAGCCAGTTCTATTGTCAGCGGGCTGGCGCAAGGCAATGTGTTGATTCAGGCAACCGATACCCTCAATGTCGATGCTCCCATTATCGCCACCAACCTCGCCTCGGTAGACAACAACGGTCGCATCAGTCCATCGACTCTGGCGCTGATCTCCTCTGGCAACGCCGGTCAGATCACCACGTACGAGGGCACCGACAAGAGCCACGCCAACGGCGCGGTGAATATCAGGGCGCCGATCCTGCTCAAGGACGGCAACCTCTACATCAGTGCGACCGGTGACATCCGCTTGTTCGATGCGGCACCGGCGGGTGCCAGCGGCGAGGCCGCCTACGGCCGCCGCGCAATCATCGATGTGGGGTCGGGTATCGCCTGGCTGAAAACCACTGACACTGCCTCCATCTTCCAGCAGGACAACACTGCGCTGATCGGTGCCAAGGTCGCCCTTGAAGGGGCCAGCGTACGGATGGACAGCGGTTTGAACTTCGCTGGCGAATTGGCCGGCAAGGCCAGCAACGGCATATTCACCTTCAGCCAGACCAATGCCAGCGGCACCGGGCCCGACACCAGCAAAACCATTACCGCCCCGCTGACCGGAGAAACCCTCAGCGGCATCAAAGCCTATGCCCTGACCAAAGTCGGGACACAAGTGATTATCGGCAACAACAACGTGGACCGTACCGTTGAACTGAGCCCCGGAAACGGTCAGGCATTCGACTATGTGGTGTTCGAGGCGTTGAATCTTCGTGACGAGAATGGCAACGAGATTGCGCAAGCAGACGTACTGCGTTATCTGGACAGCTCCGACTACCTGATCTACGGCATCAGTTTTCGCGATAGCCAAGGTGCGTTGTGGAAGTTCACCCCCAACCCCAGCGACGTCAATGCCCCCATTGTCAGCCGCGACGGCGTTCCCGTTAATGTCCCCGTGGGCTTTTCCCTTAGCCCGGTGGGTGGACAGCTCGCCGTTGGTGTCATGACCGGCATTGGCTACTGGGGTGTGGATGGCGAGTACATCCCCGGTGCATCGAACCAGCACGAGATACAGTACAAACCCGCCACAGATACCTCCCAGCAATTGATTTTCAAGCTGCCCGGTGAAACCGACGCGATGCTCGCCCGCATTGGCTGGCTGGCCGATGACAAGCCCTGGATAACCACCACGGACGGCAAGCCTGTCACCCAGAAAAACCTGTTTGAAACAGCCCAGGTCCAGTTTCTTTCAACACAGGACAAAACCGACACAAACGTTGCGATCTCCACTAACAAGGCACAAATCAGTGCTACCCCCGCGCACGCCAGCCGCGAATACGGCGAGCACAACCCGGCCTTTACCCAGGGCATCGTCAACAGCGGGTCAAGCGTGGAACAAGTACGTGGGTTGGACCAGTATGTTGACGCTCAATTGGGTCGGGCCGGTGTCACCAAGGCCGTGCCATCGACAGCCGCAACCGAGCACTCCAATGTCGGCCAGTACGCGATCGAGGGTGGCTTGAGCGGCGATGCATTTGCCCAGCAGCGCTATGAACTGCAAAACAACACCGCCACCCTGACCGTGACCCCGGCAGAGCTGACCGTGACCGCCAACGACAAGCACAAAGTCTACGGTGACAATGACCCTGGCCTGGACTACAAGGTCGGCGAGACAAAACTGGGTCACACCGGCGCTGAGCTGCTTCAGGGCAATCTTGATCGTCAGTCCGGTGAAAATGTCGGCCAGTACACCATCAACAAGGGCGGCCTCGCGTTGAACAACGGCCTGGGCGGCAACTACACCCTCAAGTATGTCGACGGCACGCTGCAGATCACCCCGGCGACCTTGACCGTTCAGGCGCAGGACACGTCGAAAGTCTATGGCGATGCCGACCCTGCCCTGACTCGTAGTGTCTCGGGCCTGAAGAACGGCGACACAGTGGCATCGGTACTCAACACCGGCACCCTTGGCCGTGAAGCCGGCGAAAACGTGCGTGCCGCCGGCTACACCATAAATCAGGGCAGCGTCGGCCTGAACAATGACCAGGGCCGTAACTACGTTCTGCAGTTTATCGACGGCAAGCTGACCATTACCCCCGCCGCCTTGACCGTAGCCGCTGATAACAACGGCAAGGTCTACGGCGACCTCGACCCTGCGCTGGGTTATCAGGTCCGTGGCCTGAAAGCCCAGGACAGTGCCGGCGAGGTGTTGAACAACGGCACACTGGTTCGCCAGACGGGTGAACAGGTCAGCGCTGGCGGCTACAGCATCGAACAAGGTTCGGTAGCCCTCAACCAGGGCAAAGGCCAGAACTACATACTCAGCTATGAGGCTGGAAACTTCAGCATTACTCCGGCAACCCTCCTCGTGCGTGCCGATGACAAAACCAAGGTCTACGGTGAAATCGATCCGGCACTCAGCTATCAGGTGTCCGGACTCAAACGTGGCGATCAGCAAACCTCGGTGCTCAACGGCGGCGCCCTGCAACGCACAGCTGGCGAAGACGTCAAGGCAGGTGGCTACGCCATCGGCCAGGGCACGCTGGCCAACATCAGCCAGAACTACATCCTCAACTACGAAGCTGGCGTATTTACCATCACGCCAGCCTCGTTGCAGATCGACGCTGGCACGCACTCCAAGGTGTATGGCGAGGTAGATCCAACACTTTCCTACCGCCTCAGTGGCCTGGTCAATGGCGACAGCGCCGGCGATGTGCTCAACAGCGGCGCCATCGCCCGTAACAGCGGCGAAAACGTCGGCCAGTACGCCGTTCACCAGGGCGATCTCGGCCTTAACACCGGCAAGGGTGGCAACTACATCCTCACCTTCAACAACGGTCAACTGGCAATCACCCCAGCCGTGCTAAGTGTGACCGCCGACCACAAGGCCAAGGTCTATGGCGATCTTGATCCTGAGTTGACCTATTCGGTCGCCGGCCTGAAACGGGGTGACAGTGCTGCCGATGTGCTCAAGGGTGCGCTCACTCGGGATGCCGGCGAGAACGTCAAGCCCGGCGGTTACGCCATCACCCAAGGCAATGTGCTGCTCACCAGCGGTAACTACGCCATGGTTTTCAAGGACGGCAAACTGCAGGTCACCCCGGCACCGCTGGACGTACACGCAGACAACAAGTCCAAGGTCGCCGGCGCTGCCGATCCGCAATTGACCTACCAAGTCAGCGGTTTGAAAAACGGCGACAAGGCTGATCTCGCCCAAGGTTCACTGGTCCGCGCTCCAGGAGAAAGTACTGGGGCCTACGGCATTGGCCAGGATCAGAAGTACCAGGCGGGCAGCAACTACACCGTGACCTTCCATGACGGCACCTTGACCATCACCGGACCGCTCGCGCCCATTGACCCATTGCCCACTGCGGTACGCCAAGTTGTTCCTGTCACCGCGCAATCGCCAGGCAACACCCGCTGCACGGCCCTGGAATCACCCTCGGCGGTATCGGCCAACTACTCGGTAACCCCCGCAGTGGCCCGCACCTACGCCGTGCAATTGATCTGTAAACCCCGTGCCTACGGCGATAGCAACAGCACCATCCCGGATATCCGCGATGTGCTCAGTTACGCCAACAGCCACTTCAAGGACGGCCAGTTCATCGTCCCTGATTGGAGCCGCAGCGTCATTCCTCACGACCTTCAGGCTCCGCAAAAGGGAGGTAAATAA